Proteins from a genomic interval of Phenylobacterium sp. LH3H17:
- a CDS encoding metallopeptidase family protein, with translation MSDPYRGPAPTLDDLAAIAEAAFAALPKGFRDMTGEVVFRVDDFATADVLHELGIPDAFELTGLYHGVDLGHRSVFDPSPGPSRVFLYRRPILDEWAERGDVTLEDLVTHVLVHEIGHHFGLSDDDIHAIEAAAD, from the coding sequence ATGAGTGATCCGTATCGCGGCCCCGCGCCGACCCTGGACGACCTGGCGGCCATCGCCGAGGCCGCCTTCGCCGCCCTGCCCAAGGGCTTTCGCGACATGACCGGCGAGGTGGTGTTCCGCGTCGACGACTTCGCCACGGCCGACGTCCTGCACGAGCTGGGTATCCCCGACGCCTTCGAACTGACCGGCCTCTATCATGGTGTCGACCTCGGCCACCGCTCGGTCTTCGACCCCAGCCCCGGCCCCTCGCGGGTGTTCCTCTATCGCCGACCGATCCTCGACGAGTGGGCCGAGCGCGGCGATGTCACCCTGGAGGACCTGGTGACCCACGTCCTGGTCCACGAGATCGGCCACCATTTCGGCCTCTCCGACGACGATATCCACGCCATCGAGGCGGCGGCGGATTAA
- a CDS encoding NAD(P)/FAD-dependent oxidoreductase, giving the protein MSHSDTHVVILGAGHAGGTAAALLRQYGHEGPITLVGEEPIPPYQRPPLSKAWLKGEADAESLALKPLEFYAEHGIDFRPNTRATKLAREAKQVTLSTGEVLTYDFLIIATGARAIKLPVEGAHLDGLLELRTAADAEILKATIGPGKRLAVIGGGYIGLEAAASGRALGAEVVVIEREPRLLARVACEELSTFFLDYHRRHDVTFELGATVAGFEGENGRVTGVKLADGRVIACDAALIGVGAAPNDEIAKEAGLETARGIVVDLEARTADRSIFAIGDVAHRPMPIYDRMFRMESVPNALEQAKQAASAIVGRAPPPGEVPWQWSDQYDLKLQIAGYAFDVDRILLRGDPANAKFAVFHLKGDQIQSVEAINSPPEFMMGKLLIANRKPVDLDKLADPSVSMKEVAA; this is encoded by the coding sequence ATGAGCCATTCGGACACGCATGTGGTGATCCTCGGGGCCGGTCACGCGGGAGGCACCGCGGCCGCCCTGCTGCGCCAGTACGGCCACGAAGGCCCGATCACCCTCGTGGGCGAAGAACCGATCCCGCCCTATCAGCGGCCGCCGCTCAGCAAGGCCTGGCTGAAGGGGGAGGCCGACGCCGAATCCCTCGCCCTGAAGCCGCTGGAATTCTACGCCGAGCATGGGATCGACTTCCGGCCGAACACCCGAGCGACCAAGCTGGCGCGGGAGGCCAAGCAGGTCACCCTGTCCACCGGCGAGGTGCTGACCTACGATTTTCTGATCATCGCCACCGGCGCCCGGGCCATCAAGCTGCCGGTCGAGGGCGCGCACCTGGACGGCCTGCTGGAGCTGCGCACGGCGGCCGACGCCGAGATTCTAAAGGCCACCATCGGGCCCGGCAAACGCCTGGCGGTGATCGGCGGCGGCTATATCGGGCTGGAGGCGGCGGCCTCGGGCCGCGCCCTCGGCGCCGAGGTGGTGGTGATCGAGCGCGAGCCGCGCCTGCTGGCCCGCGTCGCCTGCGAGGAGCTCTCCACCTTTTTCCTCGACTATCACCGCCGCCATGACGTCACCTTCGAGCTGGGCGCCACGGTGGCGGGCTTCGAAGGCGAGAACGGCCGTGTCACCGGGGTGAAGCTGGCCGATGGCCGGGTCATCGCCTGCGACGCCGCCCTGATCGGGGTGGGCGCCGCGCCCAATGACGAGATCGCCAAGGAGGCCGGCCTCGAGACTGCTCGCGGCATCGTGGTCGACCTGGAGGCGCGCACCGCGGACCGTTCGATCTTCGCCATCGGCGACGTGGCCCACCGGCCGATGCCGATCTATGATCGCATGTTCCGCATGGAGAGCGTGCCCAACGCCCTGGAGCAGGCCAAGCAGGCCGCCAGCGCCATTGTCGGCCGAGCGCCCCCGCCGGGCGAGGTGCCGTGGCAATGGTCGGACCAGTACGACCTGAAGCTCCAGATCGCTGGCTACGCCTTCGACGTCGACCGCATCCTGCTGCGCGGCGACCCGGCCAACGCCAAGTTCGCCGTCTTCCACCTGAAGGGCGACCAGATCCAATCCGTGGAGGCGATCAACTCGCCGCCCGAATTCATGATGGGCAAATTGCTCATCGCCAACCGCAAGCCGGTCGACCTCGACAAGCTTGCGGACCCATCCGTTTCCATGAAAGAGGTCGCCGCATAA
- a CDS encoding 2Fe-2S iron-sulfur cluster-binding protein: MAKITYVEHDGTEHAIDVKTGLTVMEGAVKNNIPGIDADCGGACACATCHVYVDGEWLAKTGAKSAMEDSMLDFAENVEPNSRLSCQIKVSDELDGLVVRLPESQH, encoded by the coding sequence ATGGCAAAGATCACCTATGTCGAACACGACGGAACCGAGCACGCGATCGACGTGAAGACCGGCCTGACGGTGATGGAAGGCGCGGTGAAGAACAACATCCCGGGCATCGACGCCGACTGCGGCGGGGCCTGCGCCTGCGCCACCTGCCACGTCTATGTGGACGGCGAATGGCTGGCCAAAACCGGCGCGAAATCGGCCATGGAGGACTCCATGCTGGACTTCGCCGAGAACGTCGAACCCAACAGCCGCCTCTCCTGCCAGATCAAGGTCTCCGACGAGCTGGACGGCCTTGTCGTGCGCCTGCCCGAGAGCCAGCACTAG
- a CDS encoding DUF882 domain-containing protein, which produces MSPDRRRLLAAGVGFLGATACGARAYAAAPRRVSLLNLHTGEAIRATYFEGGGYMTDALGAIDKVLRDHRTGEVHAMDRNLLDLLATLTDQLGSDQPVQVISGYRSPASNAALHRKSSGVATRSLHMDGKAMDIRIPGAPLSRVRQAALNLQRGGVGYYPGSDFVHIDVGRPRQWVG; this is translated from the coding sequence ATGTCACCCGACCGTCGCCGTCTGCTCGCCGCAGGAGTGGGTTTCCTGGGGGCTACCGCCTGCGGCGCCCGCGCATATGCCGCCGCGCCGCGCCGCGTGTCGCTGCTGAACCTGCATACGGGCGAGGCGATTCGGGCGACCTATTTCGAAGGCGGCGGCTACATGACCGACGCCCTGGGCGCCATTGACAAGGTGCTCCGCGACCACCGCACGGGCGAAGTGCATGCGATGGACCGCAACCTCCTGGACCTCCTGGCGACCCTCACCGACCAGTTGGGGTCGGATCAGCCGGTCCAGGTCATTTCCGGCTATCGGTCGCCGGCCAGCAACGCCGCCCTGCATCGGAAGAGTTCCGGCGTCGCCACGCGCAGCCTGCACATGGACGGCAAGGCCATGGACATCCGCATCCCGGGCGCACCGCTTTCGCGCGTGAGACAGGCCGCCCTGAACCTGCAGCGCGGCGGCGTCGGCTACTATCCCGGATCGGATTTCGTGCACATCGACGTGGGTCGGCCCCGCCAGTGGGTTGGCTGA
- a CDS encoding PAS domain-containing sensor histidine kinase, with translation MSEHELILAAAAGAVMLAICATLLALAQRRQGEARIEALRQQVAGLELGAEAAQASAEAFDSALLAVQDGHALLASGEESLAVCVTALGLVNADPQAVMAALMRADPDHARRLRALFERGEACAFEVRGPAGVVAVEGRAAGALAWLRLSAIIGEDAGLPTAPRFAAFLNARATPAWIAAADGAPVWANGAWLAAAGVADLDEAAAKGASFDKASDALASEAANLGRKRETLRWTSLDGRRRAFQVTAQPLEGGGVGVWTEDVTEAEEMRELLKRQLAAHDETLNHIADAVAIFGEGKKLIFHNTAFAELWGLEPAWLAELPTHGEILDRLRQRRRLPETVNYDKWKAAELDRYEDVASAPDDLWSLPDGRTLRVVRQPHPMGGVVLLFSDITGELKLKAQYNALIQVQQATLDKLNDAVAVFGSDGRLRLHNDAFERFWNITPAQLDLAHDFEGVVELCIPRLHDMGFWRELKGRVADTDPQARAPISGEVKTSDSRIVVYQSRPLPDGATLIAFTDVTDARKLESALADRSAALADAERLKRDFVGNVSYELRTPLTTIIGYSELLERSGENLSERGRGHAAAVRTAATQLARSIDDVLDMAQIDADEMALDLDDVRVADLLSQTAGRWTPEADAAGVTIKVEHAEDIGLIRGDMKRLTQALDHLTENAIRQTPPGGLVTIAARRAQGEIQLQVTDTGRGIPFHVQAHIFDRFIGRERGGPGLGLALVKALVELHGGWVALESEPGAGATFTCHLPEAAQGAAGHPELSF, from the coding sequence ATGAGCGAGCACGAGCTCATCCTGGCCGCGGCCGCGGGCGCCGTCATGCTGGCCATCTGCGCCACCCTGCTCGCACTGGCCCAGCGGCGGCAGGGCGAGGCGAGGATCGAGGCCCTGCGACAGCAGGTCGCCGGCCTGGAGCTGGGCGCCGAGGCCGCCCAGGCCTCGGCCGAAGCTTTCGATTCCGCCCTGCTGGCCGTCCAGGACGGCCATGCCCTGCTGGCCTCGGGCGAGGAGAGCCTGGCGGTCTGCGTCACCGCGCTCGGTCTGGTCAACGCCGATCCCCAGGCGGTGATGGCCGCTCTGATGCGGGCCGACCCCGACCACGCCCGGCGCCTGCGCGCCCTGTTCGAGCGCGGCGAGGCCTGCGCCTTCGAGGTGCGCGGCCCGGCCGGGGTGGTGGCCGTGGAGGGACGCGCGGCCGGGGCGCTCGCCTGGCTGCGGCTTTCGGCGATCATCGGCGAGGATGCGGGCCTGCCCACCGCCCCTCGGTTCGCCGCCTTCCTCAACGCCCGCGCCACCCCGGCGTGGATCGCCGCCGCCGACGGGGCGCCGGTCTGGGCCAACGGCGCCTGGCTGGCGGCGGCGGGCGTGGCCGATCTCGACGAGGCCGCGGCCAAGGGCGCGAGCTTCGACAAGGCCAGCGACGCCTTGGCCAGCGAGGCCGCCAACCTGGGCCGCAAACGCGAGACCCTCCGCTGGACCAGCCTGGATGGGCGCCGCCGCGCCTTCCAGGTCACCGCCCAGCCGCTGGAAGGCGGCGGAGTCGGGGTCTGGACCGAGGATGTCACCGAGGCCGAGGAGATGCGCGAACTTCTCAAGCGCCAGCTCGCCGCCCACGACGAGACCCTGAACCACATCGCCGACGCCGTGGCGATCTTCGGCGAGGGCAAGAAGCTCATCTTCCACAACACCGCCTTCGCCGAGTTGTGGGGGCTGGAGCCCGCCTGGTTGGCCGAGCTGCCGACCCACGGCGAGATTCTGGACCGCCTGCGCCAACGCCGCCGCCTGCCGGAGACCGTCAACTACGACAAGTGGAAGGCCGCCGAACTCGACCGCTACGAGGATGTCGCCTCGGCGCCCGACGACCTGTGGAGCCTGCCTGACGGCCGCACCCTGCGGGTGGTCCGCCAACCGCACCCCATGGGTGGGGTGGTGCTGCTGTTCTCCGACATCACCGGCGAGCTGAAGCTCAAGGCGCAATACAACGCCCTGATCCAGGTGCAACAGGCCACCCTCGACAAGCTGAACGACGCCGTGGCGGTGTTCGGCTCTGATGGCCGCCTGCGGCTGCACAACGACGCCTTCGAGCGATTCTGGAACATCACGCCGGCGCAGCTGGATCTGGCCCACGACTTCGAGGGCGTGGTCGAGCTCTGCATCCCGCGCCTGCACGACATGGGTTTCTGGCGCGAGCTGAAGGGCCGGGTGGCCGACACCGATCCCCAAGCCCGCGCGCCAATCTCCGGCGAGGTGAAGACCTCTGACTCCCGCATCGTGGTCTACCAGTCACGCCCCCTGCCGGATGGGGCCACCCTGATCGCCTTCACAGACGTCACCGACGCCCGCAAGCTGGAGAGCGCCCTGGCCGACCGTTCCGCGGCGCTCGCCGACGCCGAGCGGCTGAAGCGCGACTTCGTGGGCAACGTCTCCTATGAGCTGCGCACGCCGCTCACGACGATCATTGGCTATTCCGAGCTGCTGGAGCGCTCGGGGGAGAACCTCTCGGAGCGCGGCCGCGGCCACGCCGCGGCGGTCCGCACGGCGGCGACCCAGCTCGCCCGCTCCATCGACGATGTTCTGGACATGGCCCAGATCGACGCCGACGAGATGGCGCTGGATCTCGACGACGTCCGGGTCGCCGACCTGCTCAGCCAGACCGCAGGCCGCTGGACCCCCGAGGCCGACGCCGCCGGGGTGACCATCAAGGTCGAGCATGCCGAGGACATCGGCCTGATCCGCGGCGACATGAAGCGCCTGACCCAGGCGCTGGACCACCTGACCGAGAACGCCATCCGCCAGACCCCCCCCGGCGGGCTGGTGACCATCGCCGCGCGTCGCGCCCAGGGCGAAATCCAGCTGCAGGTGACCGACACCGGGCGCGGCATCCCGTTCCACGTCCAGGCCCATATCTTCGACCGGTTCATCGGCCGCGAGCGCGGCGGGCCGGGCCTGGGCCTGGCCCTGGTCAAGGCGCTGGTGGAGCTGCACGGCGGCTGGGTGGCCCTGGAGAGCGAGCCGGGCGCCGGCGCGACCTTCACCTGCCACCTGCCCGAAGCCGCCCAGGGGGCGGCGGGACATCCGGAGCTGAGCTTCTAG
- a CDS encoding trans-aconitate 2-methyltransferase, which produces MTDVGQSRDLAFDTIDPRYLAFIRDYLGRYGLDSDRFCRPLPANDEMFFKAILPNYEHDVSIAGFKFVESTLRHFDAYRQIVDGALGGFANLGTVLDFASGWGRLTRVLEQTLKPSQIFVGDIYHDAVAWQEQTFGVTGVFSAPDPEEFDHTGRHDLVFVGSMFSHLPDGLFQRWLAKLHSFLGPRGVLAFSVHDQAILPPGHAMDPSGLTYLRFSESGSLDLEIYGMSYVTEAYVGAAIEAVSPGASWRRFPKGLYENQDLYVVGAPGVDLSGLKLASTPMGGLETATLLPTGESDYAGWALERTPGCEISRVSVHVDGRLALSVVPDRERPDVLAAFPNAANLPVGWRFRLQAPAGAVIRLHLESNSGLTGYAYAEAPAAAAMTYSGWSRRALRS; this is translated from the coding sequence ATGACGGACGTCGGCCAGAGCCGCGATCTCGCCTTCGACACGATCGATCCGCGCTATCTGGCCTTCATCCGCGACTATCTCGGCCGCTACGGCCTGGACTCCGATCGCTTCTGCCGGCCGCTGCCGGCGAACGACGAGATGTTCTTCAAGGCGATCCTGCCGAACTACGAGCACGACGTCTCGATCGCCGGGTTCAAGTTCGTCGAGTCGACGCTCCGCCACTTCGACGCCTATCGCCAGATCGTCGACGGCGCCCTGGGCGGCTTCGCCAACCTGGGTACGGTGCTGGACTTCGCCTCGGGCTGGGGACGGCTGACCCGGGTCCTGGAGCAGACGCTCAAGCCGTCGCAGATCTTCGTCGGCGACATATATCACGACGCCGTCGCCTGGCAGGAACAGACCTTCGGGGTCACCGGCGTCTTCTCCGCCCCTGACCCCGAAGAATTCGACCATACGGGCCGCCACGACCTGGTCTTCGTCGGCTCGATGTTCTCCCACCTGCCCGACGGCCTGTTCCAGCGGTGGCTGGCCAAGCTGCATAGCTTCCTGGGCCCCCGGGGCGTGCTGGCCTTCAGCGTCCATGACCAGGCCATCCTGCCGCCCGGCCACGCCATGGACCCGTCCGGCCTGACCTATCTGCGGTTCAGCGAGAGCGGCTCCCTCGACCTGGAAATCTACGGCATGTCCTATGTGACGGAGGCCTATGTCGGCGCCGCGATCGAGGCGGTCAGCCCAGGCGCCAGTTGGCGGCGGTTTCCCAAGGGACTTTACGAGAACCAGGACCTCTATGTGGTGGGCGCCCCCGGCGTCGACCTCTCGGGCCTGAAGCTGGCCAGCACGCCCATGGGCGGTCTGGAGACCGCCACCCTGCTGCCGACCGGCGAGAGCGACTATGCCGGCTGGGCCCTGGAGCGCACGCCTGGATGCGAGATCTCCCGGGTCAGCGTCCACGTGGACGGCCGGCTGGCGCTCAGCGTTGTCCCCGACCGCGAACGGCCCGACGTGCTGGCGGCCTTCCCGAACGCCGCCAACCTCCCGGTCGGCTGGCGCTTCCGGCTGCAGGCGCCGGCGGGCGCGGTGATCCGCCTGCATCTGGAGAGCAACTCGGGCCTGACCGGCTACGCCTACGCCGAGGCGCCGGCCGCCGCGGCCATGACCTATTCCGGCTGGTCGCGCCGCGCCCTGCGGAGCTGA
- a CDS encoding murein L,D-transpeptidase, translating into MQNKQGFRTGYAQRRSCWLALTVLFAILVAPLSAKSEPAPAPLSGAERQMIYKVLTDGPRPIATPLAALDDSALERAVLEYAMAETGQRLRPSAIDRLWSLQPEKRDLAAEFAAVRTEGRLAAWLSSLPPADPRYAALSAARRDYAAMVARGGWDALPSDYSLRAGQSDPRVVMLRERLTAEGYRLSSAPTPEVYDADLQAALVRFQGLHGLEPDGVVGPQTRRALDVSADARLAQIDASLERMRWMPRQPPPRRLEVNVAAAEATLFEAGEPVLSMRIIVGDLKHKTPMFASQIESIVFNPPWNVPASIASEEILPKAARDPGYLARHGFSYVEGRLQQRPGAANALGRVKFDLPSPFGVYLHDTPGKSAFARPIRTLSHGCMRLERPRELAADLLETQGWTATDIDVAIATDVTRRIGLERPLPLYVIYQTAFVDASGVNLRPDPYRWDDVLAKALAGQYGVAANPRGATECAEARSR; encoded by the coding sequence ATGCAAAACAAGCAAGGCTTCCGGACGGGATACGCCCAGCGCAGATCGTGCTGGCTAGCTCTCACGGTGCTGTTCGCGATCCTGGTCGCGCCTCTCTCGGCGAAGAGCGAGCCGGCCCCAGCGCCCCTGTCGGGCGCCGAGCGGCAGATGATCTACAAGGTTCTGACCGATGGACCGCGACCCATCGCGACGCCCCTGGCCGCCCTCGACGACAGCGCCCTCGAGCGGGCCGTGCTGGAGTACGCCATGGCCGAGACCGGGCAGCGGCTTCGGCCCTCCGCGATCGATCGCCTTTGGAGCCTGCAGCCCGAGAAGCGCGATCTTGCGGCGGAATTCGCCGCTGTCCGGACCGAGGGCCGGCTTGCGGCATGGCTGAGCTCCCTGCCTCCGGCAGATCCCCGGTACGCCGCCCTGTCGGCCGCCCGGCGCGACTATGCCGCCATGGTCGCCCGCGGCGGCTGGGACGCCTTGCCGTCCGACTACAGCCTCCGGGCCGGACAGTCCGACCCGCGGGTCGTCATGTTGCGAGAGCGTCTGACCGCCGAAGGCTATCGGCTGTCGAGCGCTCCGACGCCGGAGGTATATGATGCCGACCTGCAGGCGGCGCTGGTGCGTTTCCAGGGCCTTCATGGCCTCGAGCCGGACGGCGTGGTCGGGCCTCAGACCCGCAGGGCGCTAGACGTATCGGCCGATGCCCGGCTGGCGCAGATCGACGCCAGTCTGGAGCGGATGCGATGGATGCCCCGCCAGCCTCCGCCCCGCCGGCTGGAAGTGAACGTCGCCGCCGCCGAGGCGACCCTGTTCGAGGCCGGCGAGCCCGTCCTGTCGATGCGGATCATTGTCGGCGACCTGAAGCACAAGACTCCGATGTTCGCCTCGCAGATCGAGTCGATCGTGTTCAATCCGCCCTGGAACGTCCCGGCGTCGATCGCCTCGGAAGAGATCCTTCCGAAGGCCGCAAGAGACCCTGGCTACCTGGCGCGGCATGGGTTCAGCTACGTCGAGGGGCGGTTGCAGCAGCGCCCCGGCGCGGCCAACGCCCTGGGCCGCGTCAAGTTCGACCTGCCCAGTCCGTTCGGCGTCTACCTGCACGACACACCGGGCAAGAGCGCCTTCGCCCGGCCCATCCGTACCCTCAGCCACGGCTGCATGCGTCTGGAGCGGCCCCGGGAACTGGCGGCCGACCTCCTCGAAACGCAAGGATGGACGGCGACCGACATCGATGTCGCCATCGCCACGGACGTCACCCGCCGCATCGGCCTCGAGAGGCCTCTGCCCCTGTACGTCATCTACCAGACCGCCTTCGTCGACGCGTCCGGGGTGAATCTCCGCCCGGACCCGTATCGCTGGGACGATGTCCTCGCCAAGGCCCTGGCCGGACAATACGGCGTTGCGGCGAACCCTCGAGGTGCGACAGAGTGCGCTGAGGCAAGATCGCGCTGA